The window ataaaaaaaataaaaaaatcaataataatGCTCAATAATCTTGAGATTTTCAACTTAACTTCAACTCTTCCACAAATCATCCACTTTTTTTTGGATGAGTGGACATTAAAAAAGCCACGAAGACACAATAAGCACTTAAATTTCAATTGGTCATTGTTTAATGATTAACTTGCAAACTTTCTACAACATTCTAAGTTTCGACTCATTTTCAGACATGAATTAATAACAACCATCATTAAATTGACTCGTGTTTTAAAGAATACGAACATACCTGAGCGCAAGCTTCATAGAAGCCAGCAAGAAGTTCTGGTGCTCGGCCTTTGGTGTAAAAACCAATGATAGTCTTCAAGATTTCTGGGTTTTGACGCCAGTCCAGAGACTGAAGATAGTTGGCAGCCATGATGAAAAGCTCCTTCTGACGACAAACATtggcaaagaaaataattttctCTGTGTCTCCTGACTTGAGGAGGGCCCTCATCGCCTgataaaaaacagaaacacaatCAAATGTCTTTCCGTCATACTTCAAATGATCCCAACTAGATTTATCAGTTTGTGTGAAGGCAAAATGAAATGCTTTCTGTGAACACGCATTCAAATAGCTTACAAACACACGGCAGTCAGAAAAGAGTACTACTAGAAAATAAGAATAAGCTTAAAGATACTCAAAAATGTCCCAAACACACAGAAGATAGTGAATATTCacctcttgcatgtgtttgtaTATGTGTTTACGCCCTATGATATGATGGCTTCAATGTCACTTGTATTTTAATACAACTACCTGcaagatgttttaagtttaaagagAACTGGTGCTGTGTTTGTGACACACCACATCATTACCTTCAGTTTGCTGCCTGCCTGTGTGTATTTCTTTGTAGCCAGGTGGTAGTTTCCCTGCCGCATGCAGCAGTCAGCTATCTTCTCCAGCAGTTCCTTGCGGGCCTCTTCAGACAAGTCTTTGGCATCAGTTACAGTCATTCTCTCAGCCAGCTCCTCTGTGAtcgtcaggttctgggtcaagCACAGCTCCAGGGCTTGATGGTACTGTGGATGTAGATGTATAGACATCAATGAGAGGACACGTCCATGCAAGTCTTACATATATATTGATCCATGGGTAGGTGAAAATGTGTCACACAGGTACCTTCTTGGCTGCGACCAGTAGCTCCACTGACTTTTCATACTGTGAATGTGAGATGAAGAAGTCAGAGCAGCGAGCAAGGAGGGCCGGGTCAGAGCTCTCATTCAGATCCGCTGCAATTAGCTCAAGTGCAGCAAATTGCTCTGTGGCAAAGGCCAGCTCCAAAGCTTTGGAGACATAACCAGCCTGCAAGACAATAGACGACAAGCTGTTGAAGTTCTGGTTCACATCTTGGCACATTTAATGCCATCTCAGCTTAGACGTTTCTAACTTTGAATATGTGTTGCATCATCGCCCCCTTGTGGAACAATTCAGAATGCATCAGTCCAAACAGTTATTTAAAAGGCCAACCTTGTGGTAGAGTGCAACAGCTCGGTCCATGTGGGTGCCTTTTTCCTCATAGTAACAGGCAGCCTCCATCATGTCTTCAGGGttactgagcagagccagattCATCAGCTGGTCATCGAGACCGTTCTCCTAGTCAGACGCACGCAAATGAATAAACTGCTCCGAAAAAGACTAAAGAGTACTCAGAAATACCAACTGTGGGAGTCACCAAATACTTCTAGCTGGGCCTGTCGTGGAATAGTGGAATACTTTACCTTACAAAGTCGTATAGCGTTGTTGTAGGCCTGGGCTCGAGTATAGAAGTGGACTGCTTGTTTAATATCGTCATGACCCTCGTAATGTCTGGCCAGGTGGTATGATGCTGCTCTGTCACCTGTGTCATTAGCTATCTGAGACGCCTGGTAAATAAGTAAGAAAGGCATTATCACACTCGTGAATGGAAAAGGGTCAAGTATGGAGAGTCACCTTTTaagttaaaacaaaagaaaaatggtgGACTCGTCAAAGTAACACTATTGTTCCTGCTTAGTGGGGCTTAGTTAAGTGACTTACATTGCTGTAGAAGTTAAATAGTTTTCCATTCAAGCAGTGCAATgcccccagaaaaagtcagcAAATTGTGTTCCCAAAATGACACCCTTATGAATGAAATTGTGTTACTTGACAACCTCCTGAATGTTCCCCATGTAGCAGTGGACTCGAACCAGGGAGAGATAATCCTGAGCAAGGTCATAGAAATCCAGTGCTGAATCCATATCTGACTGGCTCTCCAAGTACTGGGCCCACCACTTAtagatgttcctgatttgagAAGATGATGGGGCTGATGTCAGTCCATGCGCATACTTCAGGTTTTTTATTAAATTGTTTTTGATCTCGACTCACTTGTCTTTCATTTTGTTAACATAAATCTCCAACGATGACGTGTCATCCTGGAGCATTCTGGGCACCTCAACCCTGTGCGTGTCTGATTTTTCATAACTGTGAAAACAGGCTCAGAGTCATACTTTGTTTCCATGGTTAATTTGCACACAGATATGCACAAACTGAAAACGACTATGTCAGTGTCATAAAACTATGCATTCTGACTTACTAAGCAAGGGCCAGTGTCTTGTCACCCATGGACTCCAGGTATTTGGCATAACTGTAGTAGGTGGTGCGCAGGTGGATGCGATCGTGAACTTCAGCTGTCTCCAAAGCTTGCTGCCATTGGCCAGAGGCCTGATAGAAAGTGTTCAGCAGGTCATAGCGCTGACAGCTCTTGTACAACTTTTCTGCATCCTCCTGTTGGGAGGACAGGAAAAGATGATGGAAAGATAGATGCTTTTGGTCAGGAAAGCCCCTTGGTCTGTGTGTGGTGACACGCTTAGACCTAAAGAGAGGATGTGTTATTTGTAGCCAAAGGATGTGGCTTTACTCTATGTTGGACAGCAGGGTATTTATAAAAATATAGAATGTTTTGTTTAATCCTTTCGCTTTTCTCTGCTTTTGAATGCGCGTCGTTGCCATACACCCCATCTCAGTCATTTTGTCAAATTAAAAGGTTCAAGTGAGGAAGGAAATCAGTTTAACTCTCAAAAACAGAGACATCAAACAATGAGAACTTTCCTTAAAGTATACCTAAATATCTTACCAGCATGCCGAGCTGAATGGCCAACATCGCCACTTGGGCTTCTTGTTCAGGCTCGGCCTCGGCCTCCCTCAGTGCTTTCGCCGCCCTGGCATTCCCCATATTCCCAAGACACACACGCGCTACATCCAGTTGGCGAGTTTTCACACACATCCGTGCCATGTTTTCCCATACCGCTTTActacagagagaagagaaatggCTGTTTGCAAGGGTGATGGGTTGCTCCCTCCAATGGCATTTCAGTATTCAAATACAACAGTGAAAACAGTGGTACACATGTACGTACATCCGATAAGAGATTtcctgtttggaaaaaaaaacaaaaaaaaaacggtgtTGGTCAATGTTAGTTCATTTTTACTTGATTGCAGTTTActtttactttatattttttacCCAAAGTTAGTACGTCTGTAAAAACGGTGACAACCCGGACAAATTTTTTTAGATAATCCTTGACCTCACTGGCAAGTGTTCTACTGGAACAAATGTATGATATATTATAATATGAATATGCCCTGACAGATTTGTAAGTAATTAGGCTCTAGTTTAGGACTTTAAACTCAAAGCAGGACACATGCTTTTTTCATTCAGACgttcatttttcttctttgtggtTGTCTGACGTAAACTGACTCATAGCCCCCACCTTATTTCAGCTCCGACTCAATTTTAAGATTCCACAACCATCTGGTCTCGATTTTGCATCCACTCCCTCCTCCCTGCTTTTTGCAGATACAGATGTGGGTTGTTTATTGAAAGTTAGGCAACAGGAAATACCCCAAATCTTTAGGGGCCCTGCTATAAGAGGAGAAATGGAGGTCAAGTGAAATGTAAGAAATAGCAGTAAATGTCAGCCAGAATGATACTGTGTATGGTCACAGAATACACTGAGAGAAGAAAAGCTTGCCCGTACACAAAGCGGCAAGATCTAGAGAGCCAGAAAAGGAAAGACAAGAGAAGAAACGGGTCTACATTTGGCCCCTCTTCCCATCCTCTTTTCCTCTCAGGAAACACATCCTGTTGCTGGCGGACCGTGGCGGCCAGTATGTTTGTTGCACACGAGAGAGAGGACTTTAACAAACGCCCCCTGGTCTCCACACAAAAGAATACACCGAACAGTGACGTCCAAGACGGGGtcttttggacactctcccccACGagcacactgacacacacatgcgcacacattTAAAGTGATCATGAAGGAGGGcgaagtctgtttaaagtttattACAGCTGGGAACTGATGTCTCCTACTACGATGAATCGCAACTCCCCCACGTTTCAACTCTGACCTTGAGCATTTACAGAGAGACtgtgagtgagagagagagagtgctaaagagaaagagaaaaaaaaagggggggcaAGACAGAACGAAGCAGCAGGAGGTGGTCTAGAGAACTTCTTGTTCCAGTCCGGCAGCAGGGGCACTCAAACTCAAGACAGCCTTGGCGAGCCTATGCAAACCAACAAGTCAGCTCCTAGCAACACTGTGTGAAGAATCTACCTTCTTTTTCATTCGGTCTTTGGAAGCAACGTGCCACTGCTgagtagggaaaaaaaaaaaaaaaaaaaaaaaaaagaggaaaaactgtcTGCACAGAGAAATCAGCTGCACGCACAGAAGTCAGACAAGTACAGTAGGCAAAGTTctgagagaaggaaaggattaagtacaaagacaagaaaaagaCGGATACAAGACTCAAGCTGCAGCCAGCCGGAGCCAGTGGAATGGACCAAAGTGCCAGTTGGATCAATCCCCAAGTACCCACTCAGCTGTCTGAGGAGGAGGGCTGAGGCTCTGCTGCAACGACAACCAACTCCTGAACGAGGATGAATGGAGATGTTCTTTAGGTAAACCTTAAAACAACACTCTTTGCAATTCTTCTGTGTGAGCTGGaacaaccatagcaaacagctGGAAGAAGAGGAGGTTGTGGAGAGGAGTCAGGGGGCCCAGAGCGCTGCTAGTGCCTCTGGCCCAGAGGAGAGGAGCGGACAGCACACTGAGGAGGAACAGGAGCTGCAGGTGGGACACCACGGAGGGGGAGAAGTGGCGGGCGTCGGGCATCGCATGGCCGTGCAGAGGCTGGTGGCGGCAGCGGTGGTGGTAGCCCTGCTGTCCCTGGTCCTAAACAATGTTGCAGCCTTCACCCCCAGCTGGGTTTTTCAGGCTCTGGAGGATGGGCGCAAGCGGAATGTGGGACTGTGGAGAATGTGCCCCGGTGGAGGGGAAAAGGGCCGTGACGACCTCCAGGCTGGAAGTAAGGTGCAGGGGACACAGCGGCAGTGTGTAACCCTTGGATGGGGCTCCGAGTATGCAGGCTACCAAGAATCCCGCAGCACTGTTAAATGTAAGTTTTAACTTAACTTTAGATTTCAAGTTAAGCTGAAAAGCTACTTGGTTTTGCTTTGCAAAAAATTGAATGCCAGCAAACACAAGTGTCTAATACTTTTAGGAAATTTGTTGACTGAATGGTATGTCCCAGACCTACTAGTTGTATGTTATATGGATATTGTGGTTCTTTTCCAGATGAAAACATTCTGCCGAAGAATTTCAGAGTCAGGGCACCATTCGGTCAACTTGATATACATCAGTAAATTAACCTGAAGTTCTTaactttatctttatcttatcagAGTAAACATTAGGCCATGGCTGCCAGCCAAGAATTTGCAGAATGTGCTTTATTTAAAAGGTCCAGTTCTTTTGGTTGGCTATCATGCTTCCCAGTGACTTTGAGAATCTGGAGAAACATTAAAAGTGATGCGATTGATTTATGTAATTTCCTAAATCAAACTCCATTGAGAAATTGCCATTCAAGAACAAGTCTGGGAAGTGCTGAACTTCCATTGCCAAGCTGTAGTTGGCACAATGGGCAGTGTTGCGTACCAATGCTAGACAAAGGAGTAGCTCACCATTCACAAAAAAATGCCACCTTGTTGCAAAGATGCACTAGATTCCTCCTTTAGTTTTATGGTGCACTTAAAGATTCAGACATATTTTTTAGTGTACATAGCACCCCTGATTAAGGCTTCTTCATGTTTGTAGTGTGTACAAACTAAAATTGTCATGTCACACGGCAAGAGATATGACCCAGCTTTTCTTCTGGTCCCTAAAGTGCAGTTTAACATGATGCGAGCCTGCAACCTGATAGCGACAGTGGCCCTGACTGCCGGTCAGCTGATCTTCCTTCTAGGCCTGTTGGAGCTGCCCTTCATCACACAAGAATCCCAGTGGTGGGAGGAGGCCATCGCCGCACTCTTCCAGCTCGCCAGTGAGTACCAGCATGTTGCATGTTTATGGAACCCTGTATCTGAGAACAACTATAAGACCAATATATTCAGAGCGCCAGAAAATGGGGCTTATATCACAAGGAAAACAAGACCAGCTGAGTGCCAAAGATCGGCCTCAAATACTGCATCTTTATACTGTGAAGACTCCCCCCTCAACACACAGTGACAGTTAAACCCTTATTTTAGCTAAGAAATGCATGAAACAATATTTTTGTTAAATACAGGTAGCACAGTAAAAAGTGTCAAAagtgcacactgcacacatgtGTGGAAACTAGTGAACAAGAAAAACCATCCAAACTTAGGGAGAAGACATGAACTACTAGTAAATTAATCATAACTAGATGGTGTAGCTATTTAAACAAAATTCCTGCCTTTACCAACTAGCACCCGTCCATCCCTGCAACCTATGTGTGACATTGAATAGGCTGGCATGGCCTGTCCCACAGCCCCTTGTGAGGaagtgtgttgtgttgtgttgtgcgCAGCGGGCGCTTAACTGCGTGTTATTAGAGCAGTATGAAGGGGGTCTGCTCTGGGTCTAAATTTAGTCCAAGTCCAGAATCCATGGGCCAGAGCTCCAGCAAACCAGGGAGCGACTGTCGGGCGCCAGGATATCCCTGCTCAGGACGAGGAAATGTCTGTGACTACCTGTTATGCAAACCCCTGAGCTGAAGAAGGAAAAAGAGGGGAGGGGGAATGAACGGGAAAGACAGTTTTCAACAGGGattgtgcgtttgtgtgtgcagtTGTGGGAGGGTGTGCATACATTATGTGCATACATGACTGTGTGTGTTGTGATTGTGTGTTTATAGTGTGCTTTGGTAGAGAAATGTCCTGTTGTACACATGACAACGGGGTGGGAATTGCCTCTGTCGAGATAAGCTGGCCTAGCTTTTATGCCTGTGTTTACAAAATGTCCAAGAGTAGCAGCAAATAAAGGCTTGTTTGTATCATTAGCGTGTTCAGCTTGTGATTGCAGTAAGGAAGACGACTTTGATCTTAACCCCCTTGGTGGGCGGATTGAGATCCCTCcaatttttctgtatttacCTATGATAGACAGCCCTATCAGCCAAAACTCACAAAAGCATGACATATGAAGAAAGTGGCAAAAAAAGGGAAACTATATTTGTCAAAAAAGAATAACTCATACACACCTACTTCCCTAACAACTAAAAATAATCATGCGCTGGGGAAAAATGTCATCTTCCAGTTATACTTTTATCACCATATATGGTTAATACCAGTTGCTGCGTAACACGATGTCACATATCTTAGCAGATGGGATTTTCCCAACCACAAAATAAAGAGTAAACTGGGAATGTGCACAATCTGAGCTAAACTTGGTAATAACATATCTCAGTTATAATATAAAGAAGTGCAGTCAAACTATTCAAAAGTATGGTTGTAATCAACCTTTCCCCAAACTCGAAATATATAACAAAATATCTTTCTTCGAAGTCTGGAGTATTCCTCAATGTTATTGTTGATTATAAAAGTTTATTCTTTacctcaagaaaaaaaaaattgttcatCAGTTGAAAGTGGTTAACTGCGCTTGGAATAAACTGTGTAGAGGGTCAACTCTGAGGCTTCAAATGCCAACACTGAGCAGAGGCCCGTGATAAAGCTATACAGAAAAACAATTTCCCACATGTGCTTTGAGCTGATTTTTAATGGCAAGGGTTGTTTATGTTGACATGCTGCTTGTTATCCTTTATACGATCATATCACAATGTAACTGAACAAGAGCAACTAGAGCAAGATTATTCCTTGAAACATGAGCAATTAGGATTCATAGTATAGTCATATCTTTACTAATGACATTTGAGTCAATCCAATTCTTGTAGTGACAGATTGAAACTGTCATCAGACATATCGGTAATTAAAATAACATTACTGTTATatgcagggggaaaaaaaggcttttgttTATCGTATTTAGACTGAAGCAAAAGGGCCTAAATCGTCTGAGCTGTCCAGGGCACCTCCATTCAGCTATCCATTCAATGTTCCTATTTCGGCCCTCCCCCGGTGTGCTAGTGAATGGGCTACAGTTCTGAATGAATGGAGATATTTTTACCCAACGCTTTCTTTCTCTggaatgttttcattttcagacgTGCCAAAATGCTCTGGAACTGTGCATCAAGTGTGAGAGTGTTGAATAACAAAATCAGGCTCCACAGCTACTCCATTTGTCCAGCTACCACTGCTCTCAGTGTAACACCCAAGCCTCAAAGAACAGAACTGGGCCTTTTCGCCCTTGCAAACAACACTGGAATCTGTTTTCTGAATACACACAAATGTCAGCACTGCAGATCTTTCCCATTCTGAGATTAATCATATCCTTTATTTTGATTTGGTGGGACCACAAGGCTCAATTCAGAATACCTAAAACTGCCACTGAAAAgacattctttttttccccccacaggtCTGCGGCTCAATAGGTTCCTAATGATTAGCAAGAAATATATTTGAGCCATTGTATGCCATTCAGTAATAAACACACTAATAAGCAGATTTAAGATAGCCATAACATAGGAGTTTATTAAGATGTCTATGTCAAATGTCCAGCAAATTTATTAACCTCGAAGCTTTGGGTGTGGcgaggagggaaggaaggaaggatggaaaGAGGAAGAAGGGGAAGGAAGTTTGACAGATAAAGTATATGCCAAAAGAGAGGTTCACACAGCCCGAATTGACTGGAACATGGACAGGAGATTATTCATTATCTTGAATAAGGAGCCAGACAGGTTAAACATGAGCAGATTGGTCAAACAGTTGCATTCTTATGTGTACACACAGGGGTAGACACGCAATGATATAGAGACACAATTACCCACACCCTTACTTAAAACAATGCCGGCCATCTTACTAtggaagtacagaaagaaatATAAATTAACTCCCCACACTGGTGCCGCTGACTGCTTCAGGAAATGTACTGATTCATATCCGAAAGCACTAACATCCCTATTTCCAGCCATTATTTTTGGTCTCTGTATTTATACCACTCTGGATGGGGTACATTTTAAGACATCTATCATTGCTGAACAATGGAATTGCTCCAGACCACACCTGAACGCAATGAATGAGAAGTCAAAAAGAATACTTTGCCATCTCTAATGGCTAGTTGTGGGCTACTGAGACACTGAATaatgtgaataaaagaaagTAAAGATCAAATAAACAGCATGAAACTGAAGGCTGTGGCTTTCTAGCCTTGCACGCAAACACAAGTCCCTCCTTGCGTGAGTTACGCTTCTgtgaatcaaaaaaaaaaaatcaggagaTAAAACATATCAAAGGCGTTTATTCTCTGCTGTGATATTTTTATGCTTTTGAGGACCTTAATCGGAGATCTCAGAAGTAGAGGAAACAGATTTCCTAATTCAAAGGCACCACAGAGTTCCAGGTCAACACTGGAAGGCAGGACAACAAGGACGTATGTCTACTTAGGAGCAAGTgggatttttttaaaaggcCACGACGGCACTTTAGATACACTTGGGGAAACTCAGTTTAAAACATAACTTAaactatcctttttttttttccttcttttttttttatccaagacCTATCcaagaaatagaaataaatatatttacgGTCACAGAAAAGGAAAGATTCTACGACTGGGGGTAAAAAATTAAGAGGATAGAAATGAAAATGACGGTAAATTTTTACCTGTGAAAAGTTTCTAAGTACGCTGGGGGTGTAGTTGAAAATGTCAACAACTACAGTGAATTACAACAAAATGCCTACAGATATTTCTGAATTGGACTGATCTCATTTTCCAATCGGCTGCTGCAAGCTTCTCTTTTTTTGAGTAAGATGTATGGAAACAGATTCTCATCAAGCCGGGCGTTTCGTAGATGAAACTTGAGCCCTGAGGGATTAAGCGGATGTAGAAAATTGTTGGATTGACGGACAGTTTTTAAACTCATATCAACCTCAGGAAGAGCTGCACTGGGATTTTTATGCTCTTTGGGTTTTCCTCAAGTGTACAGTGAGAACTTCCAGATTGCTCTTGGAAAAATATATTCTTTTGCTGAAAAGCCTTTCACTTTGAGAGTGAAATGAACAGTCACCTGGTTTTTTGAGATCTGCGCAATACGAAATGTCATTGTTCGTGTGGATCTGCGCAGACATCTATTCATCCATCTGCTCAAGCAAACTCTTTGCAAACCTCTAATAAGAACAGCTACAGTACGAGGTCATGATTCTAGATGTTTCTAATGTGCATACTTGCAGTTGAGTATGACTGTGCTCTGGGTCTTGTTTTATCTTCAACAGCACAATATATACTCTGCAGGTCTCATATTTCTACCTAGAATGACACATCATGCTAAATagtattgcaaaaaaaaaaaatattaaaaagatCCCCAATTTCCTTAGTATTCCAAAACTTTTAACTGACTgatcttttctctctttgtgcTTCTATGTAGGTTTCGTACTCGTGATCGGACTTGTGACCTTCTACAGGATCGGGCCCTACACACACCTATCCTACTCCTGCTACATGGACATAGCGGCCTGCCTTCTGGCCACACTGGCTGCAGCCATGCTCATCTGGAACATTTTACACCGACGAGATGACTGCCTCACAGTGCCCGGAGTTATCATCATCAGTCGCTCACTAGCATCACCTTTTCACCCACGTCTGGACAACGACTATGTGGAGTCGCCTTGCTGAGCCACGAGACCTCACACACAAGAAAAGCCAACAATGACGTTGTTGAGACTGTGTTCTTGACAACTcctattttgcttatttcatgTGCCCGTCATGTGACTCTCAGAAGAAGAGGACACTCCTGTGACTCTGCAATGGCTGAAGGAGTACATGTCATCAATTGTAAACAATGTCTCCTTCTCCGGGCCCCTATCGATATATCAGACTTATTCTGTTGCTTAAAGCACAAGAATCACAtatttaactaaaataaataaataaagcagcCCTTAAGTTCCAAACATATCCACTGTATGGAATTTGGATGAGCACCATCTAAATGAAAGGATCAAGCTGGAACTTGACATATCTGCATTTATAGAATTGTTCCCTGCATACTTAGAAATTGGAATTTAGGAAATTAAAACACCAGATTACCTCGTATTTTTCTCCATGTATTCCAATTTGAATACATATCAATATTGATGGCATCTGTTGCAAGTAAACCGTCAAGTAAAAGGTAGAAAATTACTCATGTTCACAAAACCTTTTGGATGTGCTAACCCAAATCAATGACATTTAACACAGCTGCTGAGCTGTGATATTTTGATCATATTACCCGTTTGGTCACTGTACCACTgttctaaaaagaaaaacacaactgctaaacaataataacaacaacaaaaatcaataaatgtaCACGAATTAATTAGGATTTTTAAGCAGGCCTCTTGTTAATCTGACAATAACAACTGGTTTGGAGAGGGACTCCAATTAAAAATGGCACGTTACACTGCTTGAATTCATTTTTCATGATGCTTTCGATATGAAACTGCTTGCTTGTggtacatactgtatacttaaATTAATATAatgtaaacaaactgacagtttTATCATTTTAAGTGGTATATTTTGGTCATATCAAAGTTCTGTCAAGAAAATACAAGCTATGTGTGGGTTTTTACACAGTATCAAACAAAGAGGCACATGAATTAGTATAATTAAAATTCAATAAATGTATTGCTTGAT of the Odontesthes bonariensis isolate fOdoBon6 chromosome 23, fOdoBon6.hap1, whole genome shotgun sequence genome contains:
- the tmem204 gene encoding transmembrane protein 204 → MAVQRLVAAAVVVALLSLVLNNVAAFTPSWVFQALEDGRKRNVGLWRMCPGGGEKGRDDLQAGSKVQGTQRQCVTLGWGSEYAGYQESRSTVKLQFNMMRACNLIATVALTAGQLIFLLGLLELPFITQESQWWEEAIAALFQLASFVLVIGLVTFYRIGPYTHLSYSCYMDIAACLLATLAAAMLIWNILHRRDDCLTVPGVIIISRSLASPFHPRLDNDYVESPC